A region of the Lysobacter sp. K5869 genome:
TGTGCCACAGCCATGGCCGCAGCAGCACCAGGCGATTGAAGCGCATCGGCACGGTCATGGTCGGCTCCCAGCAGCTGTCGTCCATGCCGTCGCGTTCGATGATGTCGGTATGCGCCTCGTCGATCGACGCGTAGCCCAGATCCGCCAACTCGCGCTCGTTCATCGGCCGGCGGTCGGTGTTGGTGCGGCGATGGCGGAAGAACTCGGTGCCGCCGCGGCAATCTTCCGGCCGGCTCAAATACAACACGCCGGACCAATAGCCCGGATCCACGTGCACCTTGCCGCGGCCTTCGTCGCTGCCCAGGGTGATGCGGAACTTGGCGTGCGACCCCTGCGGCGACAGCGGCTTGAGCCGCTCGCCGACGATGCTGGAAACGTAATGCTCCAGCCCGTCCAGCTCGATGCGCTCCTGCGAATTGCGTCCGGGGAACGCGCCCTGCTGATCCGGATAGGTCAGCTTGAGCCCGGCTTGGCGCAGCCCTTCGGCCTGGCCGAAGAAATCGTCGACGACGATCAGCGAGGTGGTCATGCGGCGAAAAGTCCTGAATACGCCGCGATCCCCGGCGCGCCGACGATGGTAGGCGATGTCGCCGGGATTGGCGACCGCGTGCGAAGCCTCGCCCGCGGCCCGGCGGCCGCTCGCATCGAGCGCGCGGCGACGCACCCGAACGGGACCGGGTCGAACGTCGCAGCGCGCGCTCCGCCGCCTGCGCGCCGACGACCGCGACCGCCGCATCCACCCCTTCCCTTTGGTGCAATACCCAAGCCCCCCGCCCGGGTCCAGCATCGATGCGATGTTCGGACCGGCCCGGCATCCGCCGCGGCCGCGCACACACCCTGGGGAGGGAAACGCGCATGTTCCGCAGCACGCTCCAATGGCTTTCCGCCAGCGCCGCGACGCTGGCCCTGGCCGCCGCCGGCGGCTTCGCCGCGCTCGCGCCCACCGACGCCTACGCGCTCGATTGCGGCGCCAACAACGGCTACACCTGCCAAGGCGCCGCCAGCCAGTACGCCGGCGGTTTCGCGCCGGGCGTCGGCAGCGGCGGGTTCGGCGGCGGCGATTGCGTCGCCACGCGCACGCCGGTGGTGTTCATCGCCGGCAACGGCGACAGCGCGATCAGCTTCGACATGCCGCCGGCCGCGGTGAGCGGCTACGCGACGCCGGCGAACTCGGTCTACGACGAGCTCAAGGCGCGCGGCTACAACGATTGCGAACTGTTCGGCATCACCTATCTCGACGCCGACGAACGCGGCTCGCCGCAGTACAACTACCACCAGCCGTCCAAGTACCAGATCCTCAAGACCTTCATCGACAAGGTGAAGCTCTACACCGGCCGCAGTCAGGTCGACATCGTCGCCCATTCGCTGGGCTCGTCGATGGCGCTGGCGACGCTG
Encoded here:
- a CDS encoding DUF6445 family protein, yielding MTTSLIVVDDFFGQAEGLRQAGLKLTYPDQQGAFPGRNSQERIELDGLEHYVSSIVGERLKPLSPQGSHAKFRITLGSDEGRGKVHVDPGYWSGVLYLSRPEDCRGGTEFFRHRRTNTDRRPMNERELADLGYASIDEAHTDIIERDGMDDSCWEPTMTVPMRFNRLVLLRPWLWHTAGPGFGDRPENARFVYLMFFAAA